Part of the Deltaproteobacteria bacterium genome is shown below.
GGTTCGGCCGCGCTCGGGGCTCGCCGACAAGAAGGGCGTGACCGTGCTCAACGCGCCCGGGACGATCGATTCCGACTACCGCGGCGAAGTTGCCGTGCTGCTCGTGAACCTCTCGGACCGGCACGTGGAGATCGCGCGCGGCGAGCGCATCGCGCAGCTGGTGCTGGCCAAGGTGGAGCGCGCGGAGCTTGCCGAGGTGAAGGAGCTGGCCGCGACCGTGCGAGGGGCCGGCGGCTTCGGCTCGACAGGCCGGTGATGCTGCGGATTGCGATATATCTCGTTCTCGCGTCGCAGCCAGGCGCGGGCGTGGCCAGCGATCCAGACGGCGGCATCGCGGCGGCCATCACCAGCGCGGGCCAGCAGGTCGACGCGCGGTGTCTCGAGAAGCTCGACGTCTTCCCGGGCATCATGCTCGAGGGCATCTACGCAGGCGCGGGCGTGTGCACCTGGAAGGGCTACGTGGCCGACGGCGTTTGGACGAACGTCGATGCGCCGCAGGCCGCAATGAACCACGAGGGCTGGCCGACGGCCGACACCAAGCACCGCCAGCACCTGGCGCTCGGCTGGGCGCGCGAGGTGCTCTTTCGCTACCAACTGCTCGAGACGCCCGACACCGACATCCCCAAGGCCGATTGGGCCGCGCCCATCGCCGAGCAGCAGCCGGACGGAACCGTTCGCGTGCGCGCGTGGCGACAGGTGCCGGACTCGAAGCCGAAGCGGACGTACCAGCGCATCGAGGTTGTCTTCGACGCGAGTGGCAAGCCAGGCAACGCCAAGGTCCTTCAGACCCTGACGCGCTGATCAGCCGCGCTCACCCAGGATCCGCGCGGCCTCGGGCGTATACGTGCGCGCGCCCGGCTCGTGCAGCACCAGCGGCGGCAGCGTGTTCATCCGCGACTCCGCGAGCGACGCCTCGAGCAAGAACATCTTCGCGGGCTCGTCGGCGCGCGGATGTACGAGCTGCAAGCGGGTCGGACTCAGGCCGAGCTGCACGAACGCATGCAGCACCTCGTCGAGCCGCGTCGCTGGATACACCACCGCGAGCTTTCCATTGGGCTTGAGCAGGTGCTTCGCGGCCGGCCCGAGGTCCGCGAGCGAGTACGTCAGCTCGTGCCGAGCGTGCGCGCGCTCGGAATTCGGGCTCACGCGATCGCTCGCGGCCTGAAACGGCGGATTGGAAACGACGAGATCGAACGACCGCGACGGCAGCTCGAGCTTCCGCACGTCGCCCTCGACGACCGTCACGCGCTGCTCGAGCCGATTCAGCGCCACGCTTCGACGCGCGCGATCCGCGAGCGCCGGCTGCAGCTCGAGCGCGGTCACTCGCGCGTCCGGCGAGCGGTGCGCGACGATCATCGCCACCACCCCGCTGCCGGTGCCGAGGTCGACCACGCTGCCCCTCGCCGGCGAGACGAAGTCCGCGAGCAACACCGCATCGAGGCTGAAGCGATAGCCCTTCTTGTGCTGGATGACGCGCAGCGCGCCGCCGAGTGCGGCGTCGAGCGTCTCGTCGTCGCGGGCGGTCACATTAACCTGGTGGTTAATACGCGTTCTTCGAGAGGAAGCCGCCGAGCACGGTGCGCACGCAGATCTTGAAGTCGAGCACCAGCGACCAGTTCTCAATGTAGTACAGGTCGTACTCGATGCGCTTCTCGATGCTGGTCTGGCCGCGCAGGCCGTTGATCTGCGCCCAGCCGGTGATGCCCGCCTTCACCTTGTGCCGCAGGTGGTAGCGCGGGATCTGCTTCTTGAACTCCTCGATGAAGACCGGCCGCTCGGGGCGCGGGCCCACCATGCTCATGTCGCCCATGAGCACGTTGAAGAGCTGCGGCAGCTCGTCGATGGACGTCTTGCGGATGAACGTGCCGAACGCGGTGCGCCGCGGGTCCACCTTGCTGGCCATCTGCGCGCCCGCGACCTCGCTGTCGGTGCGCATGGAGCGGAACTTGAGGATGCGGAAGACCTCGCCGTCCATGCCCATGCGCTCCTGCGCGTAGAACACCGGGCCCTTGCTGGTGAGCTTCACCAGCACAGCGGCCACCAGCATCACGGGCGCGAGGAGAGCGAGCGCCACCAACGAGAAGAAGACGTCGAACGCGCGCTTGGCCACCCAGCTCCAGCCCTGCAGCGGGCCGTGCTGCAGGCTCACGATGGGCAGCCCGCCGAACTCCTCGAGGCCGCCGGAGAGCGTGATGTACTGGTACAGATCGGGCACGACCTTCACGTCGACCGTGTGGAAGGTGAGCTGGTGCACCAGCTTCTTCAGGCCCGCCTGCTCTTCGCTCGGCAGCGCGATGATCACCTGGTCGGCGTGGGTCTCGGCGAGGACGCGATCGAGATCGTCGAGGGTGCCCAGCACCTTCGCGCCCTCGACGTCGCTGCCGACCTTCTCCGCCTTGCGGCTCAAGAAGCCGGCCACGCGGAAGCCGAGCTCCTGGTGATCGCGCAGGCTGCGCACGACCTGCTGGCCGAGCTCACCCGCGCCGATGACGAGGATGTCACGCAGGTTGTGGCCGCGCCGACGCAGCGCGCGCAGCACCTCGCGGAAGGCCACCCGCGCGATCGAGACCAGCACGAAGGCCAGCAGCGCGAAGAGTCCCAGCGTCAGGCGCGAGTAGCGCTCCTCGCGACCGAAGTAGGTGATGGCCACCACGATGAGCGTGCCGACGACGGTGGCCTTGAAGACGCCGAAGAGCTCGTCGAAGTGCGTCTTGGCGCGGCCGGAGGCGTAGAGCCCCTGCGTCGAGAACACCACCGGCCAGACGACGACGATCGCCACCAGCAGCGAGAGCGTCTCGCGCTCCGGCGCGAAGCCCAGCGGCAGCGGACGCAGGAACTCGAACTGGAAGCGCAGCACGTAGGCGATCGCGAACGCCGCAGCGACCATCAACAGGTCGAGGATCGCCTTGATCGACGCGTGAAAGCGATGGGCGCGCTGGAACACCGCACTCCCCTCCTGAAAAGCGCGTCTGATTTAGCACAGCTTGTCCAGCGGGCAAGCGGCCCTGGGCTACGCGAGCGCCGGCCGGCGGCTCCAGCTCGTCGGCCCCATCGGGCCTGCGTCCTGGCGCAGGTGGGCCTCGATGCGGCGCTTGAACTGGTTGCGGTCGAAGGCCTCGGCGTGCCGACGCAGCGCCGCGGGATCGAAGCGCGACTCCGCGGCCTCGAAGCGGCGCACGGCGTCGATGAAGTCCTCCACGCTCTGGCGCGGGAAAAAAATGCCGGTGGGCGTATTCGCGCCGGGCTCGAGCGGAATCACGGTGTCGCGCACGCCGCCCTTGCCGTAGGCGATCACCGGTCGGCCCGATGCCATGGCCTCGAGCGGCGTGATGCCCGCGTCCTCTTCGCCGGGGAAGATGAACGCCTTGCAGCGCGCGTAGAGGTGCACGAGCTGCGTGTCGTCCACCGCGCCCAGCAGATCGATGTTCGGCCCAGCGAGCTTCTTGATGCGCTCTGCGTCCTGGCCGCTGCCCACGATCTTCAAGGGCCGTCCGAGCCGGTTGAACGCCTCGACGGCCAGGTCCACGCGCTTGTAGGGCGCGAAGGCGCCGACCATCAGGTAGAAGTTGTCGCGCTGGGCAGCAGGCACGGGCTTGAAGCGCGCGGTCTCCACGGGCGGGAAGATGACGTGCGCCTCGCGGCGGTAGCGCTTGCGGATGCGCTCGGCCACGTGGGTCGAGTTCGCGATGTAGCGATCCACGCGCAGCGAGCTCGACTCATCCCACGCGCGCAGGAACGGCGCGGTCACGGCCGCGGCGAGGCGCGTGAGCCGGCCCGCCCGTCCCGGGCCGAAGTACTCGTTGTACTGGTCCCACACGTAGCGCATGGGCGTGTGCACGTAGCTCACGTGGGTGCAGTGCGGCGGAGTGATCACGCCCTTGGCAACGCAGTGCGAGCTGGAGATGACGAGGTCGTAGCGCGAGAAGTCGAAGCGCTCGATCGCATGCGGGAACAGCGGCAGGTAGCGGCGATAGGAGCGCTCGAGATCCGGCAGGTGCTGGATGAACGAGGTCTTGATGTGCATCCGCTCGATCGTCGGCGAGCACGAGCCCTTCACGTGAAGGAGCGTGTGCAGATCGGCGTCGGGATAGAGCTCGCAGAACACCTCGAGCACCTTCTCGCCGCCGCGCATTCCGGTGAGCCAGTCGTGCACCAGCGCCACCCGCATGTTCGCCTCCTCGATTGTCCGCGGGCGTAAAGTACAATCAATTGGCTCCCAGGAGATGATCTCGTGATCGTTGCGCTCGCCCTGCTCTCCCAGCTCTCGATTGGCGACTGGCCCAAGGACACTTCGGCGGCGCCCAAGGAGAACCCCACGCTCGGGCCGCTGGAGGTCTGCGAAGCGATGACCAAGGCCGTGAAGGACGGCGACATGGACGCGCTCGTCGGTCACTGCACGGCCTATGGTCGCTCGCGCTTCAACGAGAAGGCGAAGGTGGCGCTCAAGGGGCTGCACAGCCTGCTGGTGGGCGTGCGCTGCGTGCGCCTCGACCACGAGGACGACAAGTCCGACCCGCCGCACGCGCTGATCTGGATCTACGCACCCGAGGGCAAGAGCCGCGACATGCCCTTCGTGAAGGAGAATGGCTTCTGGCGCTACGACCAGCAGACCTACGAGCAGATGAACAAGAAGAAGTAGCGCTCAGCGCATCCGGGCCACGAGCGGCACGTGATCGCTCAGGCCGTGGAAGCGCCCCGAGCGATCGCCGAAGGGATGGCTGTCGTCGAGATCGACGCCCTCCACGCCCGGCCCTGCAAACACGTGATCCAGGTGCATGCGCAGGTTCATGAAGCCTGCGGTCGGCCACGCTTTCAGCTCGGCGAGGTCCTTGTGCTGCACGGCGGCCTGCATGTCGCGCAGGCCGATCTCCTCGGTGAGGTAGCGGTACACCGGGGAGCCCGGACTGGAGTTGAAGTCGCCGACCACCACGAACTTCTCGCCGGCGCTCTCGCGCTGGATGAACTTGATGAGCGTCTGCGCTTCGGCGAGCTGGTTCGGCCCGTAGCCCATGCGCTCCTGGCTTCGCCAGAACTCCTTGGCGAACGGCGTGGGCAGCGAGAGGTGCGTGTTGAAGACGTGCAGGCCATGCTCGCCGCCCAGGCGCATGTGCGCGCAGATCCGCGTCTGCTTGGTGCGGGCGGTGACTTCCATCGCGCGGTGGGTGATGTCGTGCGGCGAGGCGGCGTTGTGGCGATCGATGACCAGATCGCGGCGCACGAGCATCGCCAGGCCGGTCGTGTAGAGGTTCGCGCGCGCCGTGAACTTGTAGGCGTGCGCGCGGAAGTAGAAGGGCTCGTACGGACAGACCAGGCCGCGCTCTTCGAAGGTGCTTCGCAGCACGCCCATCAAGCGCTCGAGCTGGGTCTCCTCGGGGTGCGCCTTCTTGACGGTCAAGCTGGCGCGCAGCGAGTCGGTCTCCACCTCCTGGAGGCAGACCACGTCGGCCAGGGGAACGAGCGTGGCCAGCGACTCGCTGATGCCGCGCATCGACCGCGCGGTGCTGGTGAGGCCCTTCAACGCGTGCGCAAAGTAGCGCACGTTGTACGAGACCACCCGGAGCGGCTCTTGTTTGGGCATCGCTGCTCGGAAAACTAGGCCAGCGGCTTCGTCTCGTCCGCAGAAAAGAAGCAAGCCCCCGACCGCTGGTCGGAGGCCCTACCAGAGCAGGCACGCGCCCGCTCCGATTCCCCACAAACTTGCTAGTTCAGCGTCGCCGTGAAGTCGACGAGGTCCACCGACTTCTCCGCCATCCCGAACTTCACCACGTCGCGGTAGCCCTCGGCGTCGCCGCCGACCTGCAGGGGCATGGCCTTCTCGAAGCGCAGCGTGGCGCCCTCGGTCATGAAGTCGAAGATGCCCGGGTGGCGCCAGCGGCCCTGCCACATGGGCAATAGATTTGCCAGGCAGGTGGTCCCCGCGACACTCGCCGCGCGCAGGTGCATCATCCCGCGGCGCTTGCCCGCGAAGGGGAAGATCTTGAAGTTGAAGCCGTAGCAGGGCACCGTGCCCGCCGCGGCGATGTTGATGGGCCCGCGGTAGAGCACGTCACCCGCGGCGTACTCCTGAACGGGCTTGCCCTCGGCGTCGAGGCGGAAGCTGCGGCCGTCGGCGACGATCTCGCCCTGCACCGGCTTCGGGTGCGCGAGGTACTTGGGCAGGGTCATGAAGACCACCGAGCCAAAGTAGCCCGGCCCGCCCTTGATGCCCTTCTTGGCGAGCTCCACGTAGTTGTTCAGGATGGCCGCGTCGAAGCCCAGGCCCGCGAACGGCGCCATCTTGCCCGCGCAGGTCACCAGGTCGAGCCGGCGCACGCTGGGGACCTCGTTGGCCCGCGCGCGGAGGATGTCGTCGAGGATGCCGTCGCCCGAGAGCGAGCTGGCGCCGACCAGGTTGGCGAGCGAGTTGCCGGTGCCCAGCTTGAGCACGCCGTAGCGCGGCGGGCGGCGAACGCCCCGGCGCGCGAGCTCCGCGTCGATGGCGTTCACGAAGCTCATGAACGTGCCGTCGCCGCCGCCGGTGAAGACGGTGCTGTAGCGGCGCTCGACCACCTGCTGGGCGATGGCGTCGACCTGGTCGAGCGAGCGCGAGACGTAAAGGTCGTCTTCCGGAACCACGTGGCCCACGCGGTTGATGACCTTGTCGGTCACCCGCTTGGCGTTGGCGTTGAGCAGCACGGCGACCTTGGGCTCGGGCAGCGGTTCGGCTGCCAGGGCGGGGTTCCGGGCTCGCGTGGTCTGGACCAACATTTCGGCCTCCAGATCTCTAAACCGGCTGCTACGCGTGCGACGCACCGCAGCAGCCGGCGGCCCTTACTGCACCCGAAATGCCATCAACGCGTTGCGCCAGCGTCACAGACGATCTTGAGTCGCGGCGGGCACTTAGGCGGTGGCGCTTGCCCCCTCTGTAGGCGCTCGACCTACGCCATTTGGAACCCGCGCGAGCCAGGGTGCGAAAGCGGATACGCATGCCGTCGCGCGGGACTCAACAAATCCAGTGACCAGATGCAGTTTGACAGGTGCGAGGTCGCTCTTACGTTGGCTTCGGTTCGAGCCCCGTCGGGATTCTCCCGCTAATCCGGGCTCTT
Proteins encoded:
- a CDS encoding undecaprenyl-phosphate glucose phosphotransferase; the encoded protein is MFQRAHRFHASIKAILDLLMVAAAFAIAYVLRFQFEFLRPLPLGFAPERETLSLLVAIVVVWPVVFSTQGLYASGRAKTHFDELFGVFKATVVGTLIVVAITYFGREERYSRLTLGLFALLAFVLVSIARVAFREVLRALRRRGHNLRDILVIGAGELGQQVVRSLRDHQELGFRVAGFLSRKAEKVGSDVEGAKVLGTLDDLDRVLAETHADQVIIALPSEEQAGLKKLVHQLTFHTVDVKVVPDLYQYITLSGGLEEFGGLPIVSLQHGPLQGWSWVAKRAFDVFFSLVALALLAPVMLVAAVLVKLTSKGPVFYAQERMGMDGEVFRILKFRSMRTDSEVAGAQMASKVDPRRTAFGTFIRKTSIDELPQLFNVLMGDMSMVGPRPERPVFIEEFKKQIPRYHLRHKVKAGITGWAQINGLRGQTSIEKRIEYDLYYIENWSLVLDFKICVRTVLGGFLSKNAY
- a CDS encoding tRNA1(Val) (adenine(37)-N6)-methyltransferase, whose product is MTARDDETLDAALGGALRVIQHKKGYRFSLDAVLLADFVSPARGSVVDLGTGSGVVAMIVAHRSPDARVTALELQPALADRARRSVALNRLEQRVTVVEGDVRKLELPSRSFDLVVSNPPFQAASDRVSPNSERAHARHELTYSLADLGPAAKHLLKPNGKLAVVYPATRLDEVLHAFVQLGLSPTRLQLVHPRADEPAKMFLLEASLAESRMNTLPPLVLHEPGARTYTPEAARILGERG
- a CDS encoding glycosyltransferase; this translates as MRVALVHDWLTGMRGGEKVLEVFCELYPDADLHTLLHVKGSCSPTIERMHIKTSFIQHLPDLERSYRRYLPLFPHAIERFDFSRYDLVISSSHCVAKGVITPPHCTHVSYVHTPMRYVWDQYNEYFGPGRAGRLTRLAAAVTAPFLRAWDESSSLRVDRYIANSTHVAERIRKRYRREAHVIFPPVETARFKPVPAAQRDNFYLMVGAFAPYKRVDLAVEAFNRLGRPLKIVGSGQDAERIKKLAGPNIDLLGAVDDTQLVHLYARCKAFIFPGEEDAGITPLEAMASGRPVIAYGKGGVRDTVIPLEPGANTPTGIFFPRQSVEDFIDAVRRFEAAESRFDPAALRRHAEAFDRNQFKRRIEAHLRQDAGPMGPTSWSRRPALA
- a CDS encoding endonuclease/exonuclease/phosphatase family protein, translating into MPKQEPLRVVSYNVRYFAHALKGLTSTARSMRGISESLATLVPLADVVCLQEVETDSLRASLTVKKAHPEETQLERLMGVLRSTFEERGLVCPYEPFYFRAHAYKFTARANLYTTGLAMLVRRDLVIDRHNAASPHDITHRAMEVTARTKQTRICAHMRLGGEHGLHVFNTHLSLPTPFAKEFWRSQERMGYGPNQLAEAQTLIKFIQRESAGEKFVVVGDFNSSPGSPVYRYLTEEIGLRDMQAAVQHKDLAELKAWPTAGFMNLRMHLDHVFAGPGVEGVDLDDSHPFGDRSGRFHGLSDHVPLVARMR
- the dut gene encoding dUTP diphosphatase; its protein translation is MPVVQVQRVGDRGEPLALPRYMTDGAAGLDLLADEAVTLEPMARAKVPTGLALAIPPGFEGQVRPRSGLADKKGVTVLNAPGTIDSDYRGEVAVLLVNLSDRHVEIARGERIAQLVLAKVERAELAEVKELAATVRGAGGFGSTGR